In a genomic window of Chroicocephalus ridibundus chromosome 14, bChrRid1.1, whole genome shotgun sequence:
- the LOC134523475 gene encoding tektin-3-like: protein MESVGSPLPAKFAHPRAIPTRFLPAIHTMASSYKNRFPYRPLPQSYSLPWMPSTYYKTAASKPTLAAFSKSSQGITASEKLPSVSTRTTVFTRYTPEDWYKSNVTNYRESETSQKNAERLRADTSRLIDNKYQQTKKTQVESTKNLGVRTNDIAFWKSELCHELDEVIGETNALTEVKTRLERALAEADAPLRVAQECLLHREKRMGIDLVHDNVEEQLLTEVDVIRSCQEKMQQFLDKAKAQITSNRAAQHNLEKDLANKQVAHQIDDRCHHLMNTSQGISYYRGVEQVDATISVPQSWAKFTNDNILRSQSERAASAKLRDDIENLLAVTDSQMWRQFNAVNVAFTNRIAETADAKRKIQTHLAKTVQEIFQTERNIEAIQKAIRDQGPPLKVAQTRLDQRTRRPNMELCRDTAQLRLVSEVHDIHETVQTLQQQLRDSQDTLQMLVRAKAVLQHDLAVKANSLFIDEAKCMGMRKTFPSTARL from the exons atggagtctgtcggctctcccttaccagcaaagttcgcccatcccagagccatacccaccaggtttctccctgccatccacaccatggcgtcaagctacaagaaccgatttccttaccgccccttgcctcagagctacagcctcccctggatgcccagcacctactacaaaacagctgccagcaaaccaactttggctgccttttccaagagttcccaggggataacTGCCAGCGagaagcttccatctgtttccaccagaacgaccgtcttcacccgctacacccctgaagactggtacaagtccaatgtgaccaattacagggagtcggagacctcccagaagaacgcggagcgcctgagagccgatacctcccGCTTGATTGACaacaaataccagcagaccaagaaaacccaagtagaaagcaccaaaaacctgggagtgcgcaccaatgacatcgcgttttggaaatcggagctctgccacgagctagatgaggtgatcggggagaccaacgcgctcacagaggtgaagaccaggctggagagagccttggccgaggcggacgcccctctccgg gtcgctcaggagtgcttacttcaccgggagaagaggatgggcatcgacctggtccacgacaacgtggaggaacagctcttaaca gaagtcgatgtcatcaggtcgtgccaggagaagatgcagcagttcctggacaaggccaaagcccagatcac gtccaaccgggcggcccagcacaacctggagaaggatctggccaacaagcaggtggcccaccagatcgacgacaggtgccaccacctgatgaacacctcccagggcatcagttactaccgaggggtggagcaggtcgatgccac gatctcggtgccgcagtcctgggccaagttcaccaacgacaacatcctccgctcccagagcgagcgggcggcctccgccaagctgcgggacgacatcgagaacctgctggcggtgacggacagccagatgtggcggcagttcaacgccgtgaacgtcgcattcaccaaccgcatcgccgagacggccgatgccaagagaaagattcagacccacctggccaag acagtgcaggaaatattccagacggagaggaatatagaagccatccaaaaggccattagggaccaggggcctccattaaaggtggctcagacccggctggaccagcgcactcggaggccaaacatggagctgtgccgggacactgcccagctgcg ccttgtcagcGAGGTCCATGACATCCATGAGacggtgcagactcttcagcagcagctgagagacagccaggacaccttgcaaatgctggttcgcGCCAAGGCGGtcctgcagcacgacctggccgtcaaagccaactccctgttcatcgACGAGGCGAAGTGCATGGggatgcgcaagacctttcccagcaccgcgcggctg
- the LOC134523249 gene encoding tektin-3-like encodes MESVGSPLPAKFAHPRAIPTRFLPAIHTTASSYKNRFPYRPLPQSYSLPWMPSTYYKTAASKPTLAAFSKSSQGITASEKLPSVSTRTTVFTRYNPEDWYKSNVTNYRESETSQKNAERLRADTSRIIDHKYQQTKKTQVESSKNLGVRTNDIAFWKSELCHELDEVIGETNALTEVKTRLERALAEADAPLRVAQECLLHREKRMGIDLVHDNVEEQLLTEVDVIRSCQEKMQQVLDKAKAQITSNRAAQHNLEKDLANKQVAHRIDDRCHHLMNTSHGISYYRGVEQVDATISVPQSWAKFTNDNILRSQSERAASAKLRDDIENLLAVTDSQMWRQFNAVNVAFTNRIAETADAKRKIQTHLAKTVQEIFQTERNIEAIQKAIRDQGPPLKVAQTRLDQRTRRPNMELCRDTAQLRLVNEVRDIHGTVQTLQQQLRDSQDTLQMLVRAKAVLQHDLAVKANSLFIDEEKCMAMRKTFPSTARL; translated from the exons atggagtctgtcggctctcccttaccagcaaagttcgcccatcccagagccatacccaccaggtttctccctgccatccacaccacggcgtcaagctataagaaccgatttccttaccgccccttgcctcagagctacagcctcccctggatgcccagcacctactacaaaacggctgccagcaaaccaactttggctgccttttccaagagttcccaggggataacTGCCAGCGagaagcttccatctgtttccaccagaacgaccgtcttcacccgctacaaccctgaagactggtacaagtccaacgtgaccaattacagggagtcggagacctcccagaagaacgcggagcgcctgagagccgatacctcccgcatcattgaccacaaatatcagcagaccaagaaaacgcaAGTGGAAAGCAGcaaaaacctgggagtgcgcaccaatgacatcgcgttttggaaatcggagctctgccacgagctagatgaggtgatcggggagaccaacgcgctcacagaggtgaagaccaggctggagagagccttggccgaggcggacgcccctctccgg gtcgctcaggagtgcttacttcaccgggagaagaggatgggcatcgacctggtccatgacaacgtggaggaacagctcttaaca gaagtcgatgtcatcaggtcgtgccaggagaagatgcagcaggtcctggacaaggccaaagcccagatcac gtccaaccgggcggcccagcacaacctggagaaggatctggccaacaagcaggtggcccaccggatcgacgacaggtgccaccacctgatgaacacctcccacggcatcagttactaccgaggggtggagcaggtcgatgccac gatctcggtgccgcagtcctgggccaagttcaccaacgacaacatcctccgctcccagagcgagcgggcggcctccgccaagctgcgggatgacatcgagaacctgctggcggtgacggacagccagatgtggcggcagttcaacgccgtgaacgtcgcattcaccaaccgcatcgccgagacggccgatgccaagagaaagattcagacccacctggccaag acagtgcaggaaatattccagacggagaggaatatagaagccatccaaaaggccattagggaccaggggcctccattaaaggtggctcagacccggctggaccagcgcactcggaggccaaacatggagctgtgccgggacactgcccagctgcg ccttgtcaacgaggtccgtGACATCCATGGGacggtgcagactcttcagcagcagctgagagacagccaggacaccttgcaaatgctggttcgcGCCAAGGCCGtcctgcagcacgacctggccgtcaaagccaactccctgttcatcgatgaggagaagtgcatggcgatgcgcaagacctttcccagcaccgcgcggctg